Proteins encoded in a region of the Mucilaginibacter sabulilitoris genome:
- a CDS encoding NAD-dependent epimerase/dehydratase family protein: MNNRKVLLTGVTGFLGSHTAIQLLNKGYEVIGTVRAKNRINSIRNVIAAHTDQNHKLSFVVADLSDKEIWTELTQGVEFVQHVASPFPRELPKHEDELIVPAKNGTLNILNAAAANNVKRVVMTSSLAAIAYGKSKEEFDKVFNENDWTDINQKKDITPYLKSKTIAEKAAWDIIRDTPSTLELVTVCPGAILGPVIEQDFGTSANIVISLLNGSYPAIPKIGFDIVDVRSVADLLIRAMEIPKAAGNRYIAASEYLTMKEVSGILKEHYPERKIPTAEFPNFVTRVIAMFRPELEPVLLEMKRRKTDISKAINELQWQPISAREAVVACAESVLEHKIVI, encoded by the coding sequence ATGAATAACAGAAAAGTTTTGCTTACCGGGGTGACAGGTTTTTTAGGCTCACACACGGCGATACAGCTATTAAATAAGGGGTACGAAGTAATTGGAACAGTACGGGCTAAGAATAGAATCAATTCTATCAGAAATGTGATTGCTGCCCATACCGACCAGAACCATAAACTCAGTTTTGTAGTAGCTGACTTAAGCGACAAGGAAATTTGGACAGAACTAACCCAAGGCGTGGAATTTGTACAGCATGTCGCGTCTCCATTTCCAAGGGAATTGCCTAAACATGAAGATGAGTTGATCGTTCCTGCTAAAAACGGAACATTAAATATTTTAAACGCCGCGGCAGCAAACAACGTCAAACGCGTGGTGATGACTTCATCGCTGGCAGCGATAGCATATGGGAAATCTAAAGAGGAATTTGATAAAGTATTTAATGAAAATGACTGGACGGATATAAACCAAAAAAAAGATATTACACCTTATTTAAAGAGTAAAACTATTGCTGAAAAAGCCGCCTGGGATATTATCCGAGATACCCCATCTACTTTAGAATTGGTAACCGTATGCCCCGGTGCTATACTCGGGCCTGTGATTGAGCAAGATTTTGGCACCTCCGCGAATATTGTCATTTCCTTATTAAATGGCAGTTATCCAGCAATACCGAAAATTGGGTTTGACATTGTTGATGTACGTTCCGTCGCTGATTTGCTGATCAGGGCAATGGAAATACCAAAAGCAGCTGGCAACAGGTATATCGCCGCATCAGAATATTTGACAATGAAAGAAGTTTCCGGCATATTAAAAGAGCACTATCCCGAACGAAAAATACCTACTGCAGAATTTCCTAATTTTGTAACCAGAGTGATTGCTATGTTTCGGCCTGAGCTAGAACCCGTATTGCTCGAAATGAAAAGGAGAAAAACAGATATAAGCAAGGCCATAAATGAACTGCAATGGCAGCCTATATCCGCGAGGGAAGCGGTAGTCGCCTGCGCAGAAAGCGTTTTAGAACATAAAATAGTGATCTAA
- a CDS encoding TetR/AcrR family transcriptional regulator — MSKAELTRIEILRKAFDLIYQKGYQATSIDEILATLQVTKGAFYYHFKSKEEMGIALISDVMHKELWPAVKKSIGTTKDFRKNLYKMLKDLLIDHPVLNSEYGCPSVNLIQEMAPLNERFRKTLKKNLSEWQKLIEDEIVRAQGAGQLSADHDPRNIALYVITLYHGARNMGKVLGKSYYATFLKEYDKYLHSLK; from the coding sequence ATGTCCAAAGCAGAGTTAACCAGGATTGAAATTCTTAGAAAAGCCTTTGACTTGATTTATCAAAAAGGGTATCAGGCGACGAGCATTGATGAAATACTGGCAACATTGCAGGTAACGAAAGGAGCATTTTATTACCATTTCAAAAGTAAGGAAGAAATGGGCATTGCGCTTATTTCGGATGTCATGCACAAGGAGCTTTGGCCTGCCGTAAAAAAATCTATCGGTACTACCAAAGATTTTAGAAAAAACCTTTATAAGATGCTGAAAGACCTTCTTATTGATCATCCTGTTCTGAATAGCGAATATGGTTGTCCTTCGGTAAACCTTATCCAGGAAATGGCACCGTTAAATGAACGTTTTCGTAAAACACTTAAAAAGAATTTAAGTGAATGGCAGAAACTTATCGAGGATGAAATCGTCAGGGCTCAGGGTGCAGGTCAATTAAGTGCAGATCATGATCCACGGAATATTGCCTTATATGTGATCACTTTATACCATGGTGCCCGGAACATGGGCAAAGTGCTTGGCAAGTCTTATTATGCTACTTTTTTGAAAGAGTATGACAAATATCTTCACTCGTTAAAATAA
- the ccsA gene encoding cytochrome c biogenesis protein CcsA produces MKMIYHSWWKAMALLLVFSSIFTGLLLPVPRLAILHETIRNLYFHVPMWMGMLTVFIISVICSINYLRTGKQEYDLASTECVKTGLFFYVMGLITGMIWAKFTWGDYWSNDPKQNSAAIGCLLYCAYLILRNSIEEEQKRGKIAAIYNIFAFPIMVVLIFILPRMTDSLHPGSGGNPAFGKYDLDNGMKVAFYPAMLGWSLVAVWIATLRYRMQLIDYNQNQIS; encoded by the coding sequence ATGAAAATGATTTATCATTCGTGGTGGAAGGCGATGGCGCTGTTGCTGGTGTTTTCCTCAATTTTTACAGGTTTGCTGCTGCCGGTGCCGCGTCTGGCCATATTACATGAAACCATACGCAATTTATATTTCCATGTCCCCATGTGGATGGGCATGCTAACTGTTTTTATCATATCGGTTATCTGTAGCATCAATTATTTGCGAACCGGTAAACAGGAATATGACCTGGCTTCTACTGAATGTGTAAAAACGGGCTTGTTTTTCTATGTGATGGGATTGATCACCGGAATGATTTGGGCGAAGTTTACCTGGGGTGATTATTGGAGTAATGATCCTAAGCAAAACAGCGCAGCGATCGGTTGTCTGCTTTATTGCGCCTATCTGATCCTTAGAAATTCCATTGAGGAAGAACAGAAACGCGGGAAGATAGCAGCCATTTATAACATTTTCGCATTTCCAATAATGGTGGTTTTAATATTTATTCTACCACGAATGACTGATTCGCTGCATCCGGGCAGCGGGGGGAATCCCGCTTTTGGGAAATATGATCTGGACAATGGCATGAAGGTCGCGTTTTACCCGGCCATGTTGGGATGGAGTTTGGTCGCCGTCTGGATCGCTACCCTCCGTTACCGGATGCAGCTGATCGATTATAACCAAAATCAAATTTCTTAA
- a CDS encoding CcmD family protein, whose amino-acid sequence MKKITTLFLLLLSAITAFGQSRQEIDMADAMRKNGKIWVVVATIAISFAGLAIYLIRIDRKLKRMERVQNDNEQHKSINYKIKVL is encoded by the coding sequence ATGAAAAAAATCACTACCCTGTTCTTATTGCTTTTGAGTGCGATTACCGCCTTTGGACAGAGCAGACAAGAGATCGATATGGCAGATGCCATGCGAAAAAATGGTAAAATATGGGTCGTTGTAGCAACTATAGCCATATCGTTTGCCGGCCTGGCCATATATCTGATACGGATTGACAGGAAGCTGAAGCGTATGGAAAGGGTACAAAACGATAATGAACAGCATAAATCAATTAACTATAAAATCAAAGTCTTATGA
- a CDS encoding DUF420 domain-containing protein gives MPQRNYKPLIWVLTIAINGLITLAFFLPKISSFKGHDFSKLPLLNAILNGLTFLALMIALYAIRRKKIRMHRTFVFLAFSFTSIFLFSYLLYHFSTPSTRYGGEGLLRAAYFFILVTHVFLAALIVPLSLLTMAFGLNNQLIRHRKIARWTMPIWLYVSATGVIVYLLISPYYHHLTG, from the coding sequence ATGCCACAAAGAAATTATAAACCGCTTATATGGGTGCTCACCATCGCTATCAATGGTTTGATAACGCTTGCCTTTTTCCTGCCTAAAATCTCTTCATTTAAGGGGCATGATTTTTCAAAGCTGCCGCTCCTTAACGCTATTTTAAACGGTTTAACCTTTCTTGCATTAATGATTGCGCTATACGCAATACGCCGGAAAAAAATACGCATGCACCGAACATTTGTATTTCTTGCGTTTTCTTTTACTTCGATTTTTCTGTTTTCCTATTTACTCTATCATTTTTCCACGCCATCAACCAGGTATGGCGGTGAAGGTTTACTTAGGGCTGCTTATTTTTTCATTTTAGTCACACATGTTTTTTTAGCTGCCCTGATTGTGCCACTTTCACTATTGACAATGGCATTCGGATTAAACAATCAGCTAATCCGGCATCGCAAAATTGCCCGATGGACCATGCCGATCTGGTTGTACGTCAGCGCTACCGGGGTAATTGTATACTTACTTATTTCGCCTTATTACCATCATTTAACAGGATAG
- a CDS encoding efflux RND transporter permease subunit, with amino-acid sequence MLKVFIDKPVIATVVSIMLVILGAVGLMGLPIQQFPDIAPPVVQVSANYPGANAETMVRAVAPPLEEAINGVENMTYMSSTSSNDGTLTISVYFKLGTDPDQAAVNVQNRVSSATGLLPPEVVQAGITTQKVQNSLIMAINLMSDRPKLYDATYLTNYAQINIIPELKRIQGVGQVTFYGSNKDYSMRIWLNPAQMAAYNITPTEVMAAVKSKNQEAAPGRFGESSNRSFEYVLKYPGKYTKPEDYGNMIIRANADGSMLKLKDVAKVELGSYTYSLLNTVNDKQSVLFQVIQLPGSNSRDIQTKVAEFLKKAEKDFPPGIKQQILYNTKDMLDQSIDQVEHTLIEAFILVFIVVYLFLQDFRSTLIPAIAVPVALIGTFFFMSVFGFSINLLTLFALVLAIGIVVDDAIVVVEAVHSKLEHRNMTPKKATMAAMHEITGAIISITLVMAAVFLPAGFMKGSAGVFYRQFAFTLAIAIAISALNALTLSPALCALLLKDVNHDHREKPTTFKQRFFFAFNKGFETVTGKYVGAVKKMIQFKWLSMGGLVLIVLVTGWLIRRTPTGFIPSEDLGFIAISVNLPPGSSMNRTQAFLDEAANKVRDMKAKFAFNEVAGFNVLTSSTSPSSGVAFFRMKKDGERGDMNDVGANIAELQKRLNTIKGAQCFVFSFPTVPGFSNVDALDFVLEDKAGGKLDKFGGIANRFIAELMKRKEIAVAFTTFRADYPQYEMVLDHEKIEQLEVDEKDVLSTMQAYFGSAQVSDFNRFGKYYRVMVQAEQEERADPASMNQIYVKNKTGDMVPVKTMIRLRRVYGPEAITRYNLFNSIGVNAVPKPGYSTGSAIQAVREVAASQLPTGYSFEFSGMTREEISSGGQSVIIFVLSLLFVYFLLCAQYNSYILPLAVVLSVPTGIIGVFIAIGLTGIDNNIYIQVALVMLIGLLAKNAILIVEFAVQRRHAGHTLVASALEAAKLRIRPIIMTSIAFVAGISPMMRATGPSAMGNHSISIGAAGGMLGGVVLGLFIIPVLFVVFQALHEKVSGNKVHSEPESKLVLEAEAVN; translated from the coding sequence ATGTTAAAAGTTTTTATCGATAAGCCGGTTATCGCCACGGTGGTCTCCATCATGCTGGTAATTCTCGGTGCGGTAGGCCTTATGGGGCTACCCATTCAACAATTCCCTGATATAGCTCCCCCTGTGGTACAGGTGTCAGCTAACTATCCCGGTGCAAATGCAGAAACGATGGTACGCGCGGTAGCGCCGCCATTGGAGGAAGCAATCAACGGGGTTGAAAATATGACCTATATGAGTTCCACCTCGAGCAACGATGGAACATTAACGATTTCAGTTTACTTTAAATTAGGAACTGATCCGGATCAGGCAGCGGTAAATGTACAGAACCGGGTATCATCGGCAACCGGGCTTTTACCGCCGGAGGTGGTTCAGGCAGGTATCACCACGCAAAAAGTCCAGAATTCGCTTATTATGGCCATTAACCTGATGAGTGATAGGCCTAAACTGTATGATGCAACTTATCTGACCAACTACGCACAAATCAATATCATTCCCGAACTTAAACGTATTCAAGGCGTTGGCCAGGTGACTTTTTATGGCAGCAACAAAGATTACTCCATGCGTATATGGCTTAATCCGGCACAAATGGCCGCTTACAACATTACTCCAACGGAGGTGATGGCAGCCGTCAAAAGCAAAAATCAGGAAGCAGCCCCCGGAAGATTTGGTGAGTCAAGCAACCGTTCTTTTGAGTATGTACTTAAGTATCCCGGAAAATATACTAAGCCGGAGGATTATGGAAATATGATCATCAGGGCGAATGCTGATGGCAGTATGTTAAAGCTCAAAGATGTTGCAAAGGTTGAACTGGGTAGCTATACTTACAGTTTGCTCAATACCGTAAACGACAAACAAAGTGTTCTTTTCCAAGTCATCCAATTGCCCGGCTCTAATTCAAGGGATATACAGACCAAGGTAGCTGAGTTTCTAAAAAAAGCGGAGAAGGATTTTCCACCCGGAATTAAACAGCAGATACTTTACAATACCAAGGATATGCTGGATCAATCCATTGACCAGGTGGAGCATACTTTAATTGAAGCCTTCATCCTCGTTTTTATTGTGGTTTATCTATTCCTGCAGGATTTTCGTTCCACATTGATTCCTGCGATAGCGGTACCTGTGGCCCTTATCGGTACTTTCTTTTTTATGTCTGTCTTTGGGTTTTCCATCAATCTGCTGACCTTATTTGCGCTTGTACTCGCCATCGGAATTGTGGTGGATGATGCTATCGTGGTCGTGGAAGCCGTACATTCCAAATTAGAGCATCGGAACATGACACCAAAGAAAGCCACGATGGCTGCCATGCATGAGATCACCGGAGCGATCATTTCCATCACACTGGTCATGGCTGCTGTATTTCTTCCGGCCGGTTTCATGAAAGGTTCAGCTGGTGTGTTTTACCGTCAGTTCGCGTTTACCCTTGCCATTGCTATTGCCATATCTGCCCTGAATGCGCTAACCCTTAGCCCGGCTTTATGTGCCTTATTATTGAAAGATGTGAATCATGATCACCGCGAAAAGCCAACAACTTTCAAACAGCGATTTTTCTTTGCTTTTAATAAAGGATTTGAGACCGTGACCGGTAAGTATGTCGGAGCTGTAAAAAAAATGATCCAGTTCAAATGGCTCAGTATGGGTGGACTGGTGTTGATTGTTCTGGTTACCGGATGGCTTATTCGACGGACGCCGACCGGCTTTATTCCATCCGAGGATTTAGGCTTTATCGCCATCTCGGTGAATCTTCCGCCAGGATCTTCTATGAACAGAACACAGGCATTTCTGGATGAAGCGGCTAACAAAGTAAGAGATATGAAAGCAAAATTTGCTTTCAATGAAGTAGCAGGTTTCAATGTATTGACCAGTTCAACGAGCCCATCTTCCGGTGTAGCGTTTTTCAGGATGAAAAAAGATGGTGAACGCGGTGATATGAATGATGTTGGGGCGAATATAGCTGAACTGCAAAAGCGCCTCAATACGATAAAGGGTGCCCAATGCTTCGTGTTTTCTTTTCCGACTGTACCAGGGTTCAGCAATGTAGATGCGCTTGATTTTGTGCTGGAGGATAAGGCAGGCGGAAAGCTGGATAAATTTGGTGGAATCGCAAACCGCTTTATTGCCGAATTGATGAAGCGCAAGGAAATCGCTGTTGCGTTCACGACATTTCGTGCTGATTACCCTCAATATGAAATGGTCCTGGATCATGAAAAGATCGAGCAGCTGGAGGTTGACGAAAAGGATGTACTAAGCACCATGCAGGCCTATTTCGGTAGTGCGCAGGTTTCCGATTTTAACCGTTTCGGTAAGTATTACCGGGTCATGGTGCAGGCGGAGCAGGAAGAACGTGCCGATCCAGCCTCTATGAATCAAATTTATGTAAAGAACAAGACGGGTGACATGGTACCTGTTAAAACGATGATCAGGTTAAGAAGAGTGTATGGCCCGGAAGCGATTACTCGTTACAACCTCTTTAATTCAATCGGTGTCAATGCGGTGCCAAAACCAGGCTATAGTACAGGAAGTGCTATCCAGGCCGTTCGCGAAGTAGCCGCAAGCCAGCTGCCCACAGGTTATTCATTCGAATTTTCCGGGATGACAAGGGAGGAAATTTCTTCCGGCGGCCAATCGGTGATCATTTTTGTTCTCTCTCTTTTATTCGTTTACTTCTTATTATGCGCCCAGTATAACAGCTATATTCTTCCACTGGCGGTAGTACTTTCCGTGCCGACCGGTATTATCGGAGTTTTTATAGCAATTGGGCTGACCGGCATCGATAATAATATTTATATCCAGGTAGCCCTTGTAATGCTGATCGGATTGCTGGCAAAAAATGCTATTCTAATCGTTGAATTTGCAGTGCAACGCAGACATGCCGGCCACACCCTGGTGGCATCGGCACTGGAAGCTGCCAAACTTCGGATTCGACCGATCATTATGACTTCCATTGCATTCGTGGCAGGTATTTCCCCCATGATGCGGGCTACCGGGCCATCTGCTATGGGTAATCATTCCATTAGCATCGGCGCGGCCGGGGGGATGTTAGGCGGAGTTGTCCTGGGTTTATTTATTATACCGGTTCTGTTTGTGGTTTTCCAGGCCCTGCATGAAAAAGTCTCAGGAAATAAAGTCCATTCGGAACCCGAGTCTAAACTGGTATTAGAAGCGGAAGCAGTCAATTAA
- a CDS encoding TolC family protein has translation MKNYNRIIFITGLLFTVAGCKISKDVQAPKPELPVTFNGVAVKDTIGIAALPWKSFFHDEVLQRLIDSALVKNFDMRIALKNIEEAQQVVRQSKWNNVPTVNFNATASTSIPSKYSLNGLTASQFLGSNHIEDYAAGANLSWEADIWGRIRNTNKAALAVYLQSNEARKTLQTDLVANVSKGYFNLLMLDEQLRVAQRNMALSDSTLHIVGVQYNFGQVTSLAVQQAQAQQLTAAELVPQLEQEIALQENALQILAGQLPGTVQRHAILDEIRFPIELSTGIPSVMVRQRPDVKSRELDLIIANAKVSINKAQMYPELRITASGGVNALKASDWFNIPGSLFGIVGASVLQPLLQHKELSTQYKLAGIEREKTVILFRQTVLKAVGEVSDAMVKIEKLKDQDLIVAKRVETLQQATANAHSLFKNGMANYLEVITAQGNVLQSELELASVKRQELSAIADLYRSLGGGTN, from the coding sequence ATGAAAAACTATAATCGAATCATCTTTATTACCGGGTTGCTTTTTACGGTTGCAGGGTGCAAAATCTCTAAAGATGTACAGGCACCCAAACCGGAATTGCCGGTTACCTTTAATGGTGTGGCAGTGAAAGACACCATAGGTATAGCTGCGCTGCCATGGAAAAGCTTTTTCCATGACGAAGTATTACAGCGGCTGATCGATAGTGCCCTTGTAAAAAACTTTGACATGCGTATCGCGTTAAAAAACATAGAAGAAGCGCAGCAGGTTGTCAGACAATCCAAGTGGAACAATGTACCTACTGTGAACTTCAATGCGACGGCCAGCACCAGTATTCCTTCAAAATACAGTCTCAATGGTTTGACCGCCAGCCAGTTTTTAGGTTCCAATCATATAGAGGATTATGCTGCCGGAGCAAACCTTTCCTGGGAAGCTGATATCTGGGGAAGGATTCGTAATACCAATAAAGCGGCGCTTGCTGTTTATCTGCAAAGCAATGAAGCAAGGAAAACCTTGCAGACTGATCTTGTTGCCAACGTGTCCAAAGGTTATTTCAATCTCCTCATGCTGGACGAACAGCTTCGGGTCGCGCAGCGTAATATGGCCTTAAGTGACAGTACATTGCACATCGTAGGTGTGCAATACAATTTCGGGCAGGTTACCTCCCTCGCTGTTCAGCAAGCGCAGGCACAGCAGCTGACAGCGGCAGAACTTGTTCCGCAATTGGAACAGGAGATCGCATTACAGGAAAATGCACTGCAGATCCTTGCGGGCCAACTGCCGGGCACTGTCCAACGACACGCCATCCTTGATGAAATCAGGTTCCCTATAGAACTTTCAACAGGCATTCCCTCGGTTATGGTCCGTCAAAGACCGGATGTCAAAAGCCGTGAGTTAGACTTAATCATCGCTAACGCGAAAGTAAGTATCAATAAGGCTCAAATGTATCCTGAACTTCGGATTACGGCCAGCGGAGGTGTCAATGCGCTGAAAGCCAGCGACTGGTTCAATATTCCCGGCTCACTCTTTGGCATAGTCGGCGCGAGTGTCCTTCAGCCATTGCTGCAGCATAAGGAATTAAGTACCCAGTATAAATTAGCCGGTATCGAGCGGGAGAAAACCGTTATACTTTTTCGGCAAACCGTATTAAAAGCAGTTGGTGAGGTATCAGACGCGATGGTAAAGATCGAGAAATTAAAAGATCAGGACCTTATCGTAGCTAAACGGGTTGAAACACTTCAGCAGGCGACTGCAAATGCCCATTCACTTTTCAAAAACGGCATGGCGAACTACCTGGAGGTAATCACAGCACAAGGAAACGTGCTGCAAAGCGAGCTTGAATTAGCATCCGTAAAACGGCAGGAACTATCCGCAATTGCTGATCTGTACCGCAGCCTGGGTGGCGGGACTAATTGA
- a CDS encoding efflux RND transporter periplasmic adaptor subunit: MKKNLLHGMIIPAIIFSSCTSGNQQAQNTTAPEVPVTIVNQTDAVVYNEYPAKLEGQTDVEIRSQVNGLLEKIFVEEGTYVEKGTPLFQIDARPFQEAYNNAQAESLAAKADVATARIEVEKLTALVQNKVVSTYQLQTAQAAYDAAAARERQALAKAGNAKITLGFATIKAPVSGYIGRLGKKTGSLVAPSDAQPLSYLSDNREVHAYFSVGEADFVAFKDGLKGTSIAEKLKNASAVTMVLSGGTAYPQTGKLDMVDAAFDKSTGAITLRATFPNKDGLLRSGNSGRIKLGLKQTDVIAVPQATTFELQDKTFAFIVDQSNQIRQVALTISGSTDNMYYISGGLKTGDRLVLKGQESLKDGMPVKAEISNAKMASN, translated from the coding sequence ATGAAAAAGAATCTGTTACATGGAATGATAATTCCAGCTATTATATTTTCTTCCTGTACATCGGGGAATCAGCAGGCGCAGAACACGACTGCACCTGAAGTACCGGTGACCATCGTAAACCAGACCGATGCGGTGGTCTATAATGAATATCCGGCGAAATTGGAAGGCCAGACCGATGTGGAGATTCGTTCGCAGGTCAACGGCCTTCTGGAAAAAATATTCGTAGAAGAAGGAACATATGTCGAAAAAGGAACACCACTGTTCCAGATTGATGCACGCCCTTTCCAGGAAGCATATAACAACGCCCAAGCCGAATCATTAGCGGCGAAGGCAGACGTGGCAACGGCAAGAATTGAGGTGGAAAAGCTTACGGCACTTGTACAAAATAAAGTGGTCTCTACTTATCAATTGCAAACCGCGCAGGCAGCATATGATGCTGCGGCGGCGCGTGAAAGGCAAGCGCTAGCAAAAGCCGGAAATGCCAAAATCACACTGGGCTTCGCAACCATTAAAGCTCCGGTGAGCGGTTATATTGGTCGCCTCGGGAAGAAAACCGGCAGCCTGGTGGCTCCGTCGGACGCACAACCGTTATCTTACTTGTCTGATAACAGGGAAGTGCATGCTTACTTTTCTGTTGGTGAAGCTGATTTTGTCGCCTTTAAGGATGGTTTGAAGGGTACTTCTATTGCTGAGAAATTAAAAAACGCCTCAGCAGTGACCATGGTACTTTCCGGCGGTACAGCTTATCCGCAAACCGGTAAACTGGATATGGTGGATGCCGCATTCGATAAATCCACTGGTGCAATTACTCTACGGGCAACGTTTCCGAACAAAGACGGTTTGCTTCGTTCCGGGAACTCAGGCAGAATTAAACTGGGACTTAAACAGACTGACGTTATTGCAGTGCCACAGGCAACTACTTTTGAACTGCAGGACAAAACCTTTGCGTTTATAGTAGATCAAAGCAACCAGATCCGTCAAGTCGCCTTAACCATTTCGGGTTCAACTGATAATATGTATTACATCTCCGGCGGTCTGAAAACAGGTGACCGTTTGGTATTGAAAGGCCAGGAATCCCTCAAAGATGGCATGCCTGTTAAAGCTGAAATATCTAACGCAAAAATGGCCAGCAACTAA
- a CDS encoding biliverdin-producing heme oxygenase — MIQDELRKQTTSAHQQLEKLVVARLKAIRSNQDYANLLKIFYAYFNRLEEAIKPYISAEVLPDYADRRNAVSLANDIVSLGSAITKLPKVTIPVIDSTIKALGALYVMEGSVMGGTIIIQMLAKHGVTEGVSFFSGYGSETGAKWASFASVLDRYIHEDFGQEAIESANQTFSNFANVFLQYENRNLQLG, encoded by the coding sequence ATGATACAAGATGAATTAAGAAAACAAACAACCTCAGCGCATCAGCAATTAGAAAAACTGGTAGTCGCCCGGTTAAAAGCTATTCGCAGCAACCAGGATTACGCCAATCTTCTGAAAATATTTTATGCCTATTTTAATCGCCTGGAGGAAGCGATCAAGCCATACATTTCCGCTGAAGTTCTGCCAGACTATGCAGATCGGAGAAACGCGGTCAGCCTTGCCAATGATATTGTTTCCCTTGGATCAGCAATAACAAAGTTGCCGAAGGTGACTATCCCTGTAATTGACAGCACGATTAAAGCCCTCGGTGCATTATATGTAATGGAAGGTTCTGTAATGGGTGGTACAATTATTATCCAGATGCTCGCGAAGCACGGGGTTACAGAAGGTGTTTCATTTTTTAGTGGGTATGGTTCGGAAACCGGTGCTAAATGGGCATCCTTTGCATCAGTACTCGACCGTTATATTCATGAGGATTTCGGGCAGGAAGCTATTGAGTCGGCAAACCAAACTTTCTCAAATTTTGCAAATGTTTTCCTGCAATACGAAAACAGGAACTTACAACTAGGATAG
- a CDS encoding DJ-1/PfpI family protein, protein MKTKVSLDENSKSRRTFLTNMTAAITAISLSPISSFSQSLNLPNRNAQNGKLTLGMVVFEGFELLDAFGPLQMFGILRDKVSIVIIGEKGETVKSNAGPVLKLDYTFSTAPKIDIVMIPGGIGTRREVNNEAFLTAFKALADAAPKVATICTGSAVLAKTGLLDGHKATTNKLAYAWATSQSDKVGWIPEARWVEDGKFFTSSGISAGIDMALGLIANMFGKDTAVRVANVAEYVWNDDPLNDPFAKMNGLIK, encoded by the coding sequence ATGAAAACAAAAGTAAGCTTAGATGAAAACTCCAAATCTAGAAGAACTTTTTTAACAAATATGACAGCAGCCATTACAGCAATTTCGCTATCTCCAATTTCGTCCTTTTCCCAATCTTTAAATTTGCCAAATAGAAACGCACAGAATGGAAAGTTGACGCTAGGGATGGTAGTTTTCGAGGGATTCGAGTTACTAGACGCTTTCGGACCACTTCAAATGTTCGGTATCCTACGGGATAAAGTATCGATTGTCATTATTGGAGAAAAAGGAGAAACCGTTAAAAGCAATGCCGGGCCTGTATTGAAACTAGATTATACTTTTTCAACCGCGCCTAAGATTGATATCGTAATGATTCCAGGGGGTATAGGAACACGGCGTGAGGTTAACAACGAAGCATTTTTAACTGCTTTTAAAGCACTTGCTGATGCAGCACCTAAAGTAGCAACTATTTGTACAGGTTCGGCAGTTCTTGCAAAAACCGGACTTTTAGACGGTCATAAAGCAACAACAAACAAACTTGCTTATGCTTGGGCGACCAGCCAGAGCGATAAAGTCGGTTGGATTCCAGAAGCAAGATGGGTAGAAGATGGCAAGTTCTTCACATCATCAGGGATATCAGCGGGCATTGATATGGCGCTCGGGCTTATTGCAAATATGTTTGGGAAAGACACCGCAGTTAGGGTCGCGAACGTAGCTGAATACGTATGGAATGATGATCCGCTTAACGATCCGTTCGCAAAAATGAATGGACTTATTAAATAA